The Glycine soja cultivar W05 chromosome 15, ASM419377v2, whole genome shotgun sequence region tttaattatttacttgatgacccggtgcacttgccggttaGATTTCACATCCACAAAAATAAGTAGTACCAGGATgtgaacaaaattattttggcgccgttgccggggaacttctttttatttagaaaagtttaGTTCAAATTGTaggcatttatttttttctattctttgattctttgtttattttgtgaatatttagtTACTGCACAATTCATTGTTCGTTGGAATTGGTTAACttttgttttgcttgttttgCATGCAAATAATGTCTTCTGCAAGTGTTTTGATTCCCATAGACTTGGAAATTAACGCAATTTGGCAGGAAAAGGAACACAGAAAGGAATAGAAAGTTTTTGCAGGACATTGAGGCAGCAGCAATTCAGGAAGAACGTCTATCTtttgaggcatcttctagttttccaaaACAAGGGGAATCTCACATAGTATTATTTGAAGCCAATATCATGGTTGATGAACCAAGAAGAGTTACCCTTGAAGATTACTCTAGCTCAAGTGTGCCGCAGTTCTTTACTAGCATTGCACGGCCAGAGGTTCAAGCACAAAATATAACATATCCACATTCATTAATTCAGTTGATTCAGaacaatttgtttcatggtctgCCCAATGAAGACCTGTATGCATATCTAGCCACTTATATTGAGATTTGCAACACTGTCAGACTGGCTGGTGTGCCTGAGGATGCTGTTAGATtaagcttgttttcattttccttgttAACCCAATTACATTTTGGACAACCTTCACCCTCTTATGTTTTGTAGGTTGTGTTATATGTGGTGGAGCACATGATTTTGGCTGCTGCATTCCCACAGAAGATACAGCACATGAAGTGAACTACACGGGGAACCACCCAAGACCAAACTTTAATGCAGGTGGGTATTCTGGATTTCAACATGGCCAACAATTTAATCAGCAACTGGGACAGTGGAGAACTCACCCTAGTAATCAGTTTAATAAAGACCAGGGTAGGCCATCTAATAGGCCacaacaacaagggcctaaTCTCTATGACAGAACGacgaagctggaagagactcttgCTCAGTTCATGCAAGTATCCATGTCCAATCAAAAGAGCACAGAGTCAACCATCAAGAATCTAgaagtccaggtgggacaaTTGGCAAAACAACTGGCAGACCGACCGTCAAGCAGCTTtggagccaacacagagaagaatccAAAGGAGGAGTGCAAGGTTGTTATGACTAGAAGCAAAATGGTGAGCATGAATGAAGGTAATAAGAGGATGGGTGAAGAAAAACAACAACTGATGACTGAACCAAAAATTGCCCCAGTGGTGGAACCTTTGAGTGAGACTGAGGAAGAAGTAGAAGCAAAAGATGATCAGTAGAAGGAGATACCAATAATAGtgagtgaaaaagaaataagtaaGAAGGAaacgaaagaaaaagaaagagagaaagaaaaagaaaattaaaaaaaatgaaaaagaaaaagaaagaaaagaagaaaagaaaaagagcaaGAGTGaatgtgctagagagaaaaagaaagaagcatctCTAGTTGAAGGGATAGAAGTACCATATCCCTAGGTACCTTCTAGGAAGGACAAAGAAAGACATCCAGCTAGATTTCTGGATATTTTCAAGAAGCTAGAAATTACcatgccctttggagaagctctACAGCAGATGCCGCTCTATGCTAAATTTCTGAAAAATATGCTAACTCGGAAGAACAAGTACATCCATAGTGACACCATAGTTGTGGAGGGGAACTGTAGTGCCATAATTCAACGTATCCTTCCACCAAAACATAAGGATCCAGGTAGTgcactataccttgttctataTGTGAAGTTTCTGTTGGTAAGGCTCTTATTGATTTGGGAGCTAGTATTAATTTGATGTCGCTTTCCATGTGTCAGAGGCTtggagagttggagataatgCCGACTAGGATGACTTTACAGTTAGCAGATCGCTCCATCACCAGACCCTATGGAGTAATAGAGGATGTTTTGGTTCGGGTCAAACACCTTATCTTTCCTACTGACTTTATGGTAATGGACATAGAGGAAGATATAGATATTCCCTTAATTTTTGGGATGTCCATTTATGGCTACTGCAAGCTGTGTAGTAAACATGGGAAAAAAGAAGCTAGAAATGGgtattgaagataaaaatgatTAGCTTTGAGCTATTTGATGAAGAAAGGACATTGCTGGACCAGAATGTTTGTCTAGAAGAGAAGGTTCTGAAGGAGAAAACCAAGATTGATCTGGGCTGACAAACACTTTtgcgtcaagctagtgacaTTAAAAGAGCGCTtcctaggaggcaacccagcttattttattcttttccttattttcattttcattactTGAACATTTAACTTTGATTGTGGGAATATATTTCAGCATGCATTGCATTGAAAAAAGGGGTTTCAAAAGCTTTCTTGAGCTATAGACTGAAAATTTaactttgaaaattttcaaaagtcCATTCGCTAAACGCAGCCCTTGCGCTAAGCGAAATTCTCTACAGGCGCTAAGCGAGTTGTGCTTGCGCTATGCACCTTAACCCCTGACCATTGGCTGTAGTGGTCTCGCTAAGCGTGTGCTCCACGCTAAGCCTAAAAACTTCTCTAGATTTCAATTCTTTcgaattgggcttagcacagCCACTCGCTAAGCACGCAAACCTTTCTAGAATTGCATTTAtgagaattgcgctaagcgaggtggctcgcttagcgagacccaCTCTTTGCATTTAAGAAGCAATTGATTCGTTAAGCGTGGCCATTGCCCGCTAAGCGCGAGTTGCAGGCCAATCAAATCTGCAGAACCCGCTAAGCGCGTATctttgcgctaagcccaaaaacttctctggaatttcaaattttttaattgggcttagcgagcagatTCGCTAAGCGCGCATGTTTAAAAACTCAGACGTCACTTt contains the following coding sequences:
- the LOC114386112 gene encoding uncharacterized protein LOC114386112, yielding MPFGEALQQMPLYAKFLKNMLTRKNKYIHSDTIVVEGNCSAIIQRILPPKHKDPGSALYLRLGELEIMPTRMTLQLADRSITRPYGVIEDVLVRVKHLIFPTDFMVMDIEEDIDIPLIFGMSIYGYCKLCSKHGKKEARNGY